A portion of the Enterobacter sp. SA187 genome contains these proteins:
- a CDS encoding amidohydrolase: MSFAQQLIDWRRELHQYPELSLEEFETTRRVRQWLEVAGLRLLPCDLPTGVVAEVGTGEKIIALRADIDALPIAETSGVPFSSLNPGVMHACGHDIHTSAMLGAALLLKANEQQLAGRVRILFQPAEENFGGAKRLIKAGALEGVSAIFGMHNEPGLPVGEFATRGGPFYANVDRFVIAVKGKGAHAARPHEGNDAILLASQLVNALQSVASRNVNTLDSVVLSVTRIAGGNTWNVLPETVELEGTLRTHKRAVRQQVKDRVNEIAAGLGQAFGAEIAVTWFDGPEALVNDEKWAAFARRVADEQGYRTYHAELHMGGEDFAVYLQQIPGAFVSIGSASEYGLHHPAFNPDDTLLEGAARYFARLAEKALLHTD, from the coding sequence ATGAGTTTTGCACAACAGCTAATCGACTGGCGGCGCGAGCTGCATCAGTACCCGGAACTGTCGCTGGAGGAGTTCGAAACCACCCGTCGCGTGCGCCAGTGGCTGGAAGTCGCCGGGCTACGCCTGCTGCCCTGTGATCTGCCCACCGGCGTGGTGGCGGAAGTGGGGACAGGGGAAAAAATCATCGCGCTGCGTGCCGACATCGACGCGCTGCCCATCGCCGAAACCAGCGGCGTACCTTTCAGCTCCCTGAATCCGGGCGTGATGCACGCCTGCGGACATGACATTCACACCAGTGCGATGCTCGGCGCGGCACTGCTGTTAAAAGCGAACGAGCAGCAACTGGCAGGCCGGGTGCGCATTCTTTTCCAGCCCGCAGAAGAAAATTTTGGCGGCGCGAAACGCCTGATCAAAGCCGGGGCGCTGGAAGGCGTCAGCGCGATTTTCGGCATGCATAACGAACCGGGCTTACCCGTCGGCGAGTTCGCCACCCGCGGCGGGCCGTTTTACGCCAACGTCGATCGTTTTGTGATCGCGGTGAAGGGCAAAGGCGCGCACGCCGCGCGGCCCCATGAAGGCAACGACGCCATCCTGCTTGCCAGCCAGCTGGTGAATGCCCTGCAAAGCGTCGCCAGCCGTAACGTGAATACCCTGGATTCGGTGGTGCTGAGCGTAACGCGCATCGCCGGGGGCAATACCTGGAACGTGCTGCCGGAAACCGTCGAGCTGGAAGGCACGCTGCGTACCCATAAGCGTGCAGTGCGCCAGCAGGTCAAAGATCGCGTCAACGAGATCGCCGCCGGATTAGGACAGGCGTTCGGCGCGGAGATCGCGGTGACCTGGTTCGACGGCCCGGAGGCGTTAGTTAACGATGAAAAGTGGGCCGCCTTTGCCCGCCGCGTCGCCGACGAGCAGGGCTATCGCACCTATCACGCTGAGCTGCATATGGGCGGTGAGGATTTCGCGGTTTATCTGCAACAGATCCCCGGCGCGTTCGTCAGCATCGGCAGCGCCAGCGAATACGGTTTACACCATCCGGCGTTTAATCCCGACGACACCTTACTGGAAGGGGCGGCGCGATATTTCGCCCGGCTGGCAGAAAAAGCGTTATTACATACTGACTGA
- a CDS encoding amino acid ABC transporter ATP-binding protein yields the protein MHTSHEGHISITGVSKYFGRHKALDDISLELAPGSVTVILGPSGSGKSTLLRAINHLERVDEGFIQIDGDYIGYRRQGDKLYELKEKEILRQRVNVGYVFQNFNLFPHLTVLENLIEAPIAHKQLSRKAAIERAYELLDVVGLRNKADAWSRHLSGGQQQRIAIARALALRPRVMLFDEPTSALDPELVGEVLDVIKKLARSGTTLVVVTHEIGFAREVADNVVFMVDGKIVEQGSSDEVLNHPQHPRTRQFLSKVL from the coding sequence ATGCACACCTCTCATGAAGGCCATATTTCCATTACCGGCGTCAGCAAATACTTTGGCCGTCACAAAGCGCTGGATGATATTTCACTGGAGTTAGCGCCGGGTTCGGTGACGGTGATCCTCGGACCGTCCGGTTCCGGAAAATCCACGCTGCTGCGGGCGATTAATCATCTGGAGCGTGTCGATGAAGGTTTTATCCAGATTGACGGCGATTACATCGGCTACCGCCGCCAGGGTGACAAACTCTATGAACTCAAGGAGAAGGAGATCCTGCGCCAGCGCGTCAACGTCGGCTATGTGTTCCAGAACTTCAATCTCTTCCCGCACTTAACGGTGCTGGAAAACCTGATCGAAGCGCCCATCGCCCACAAACAGCTTAGCCGTAAGGCCGCCATCGAGCGGGCCTATGAATTGCTCGACGTCGTGGGGCTGCGTAATAAAGCCGATGCCTGGTCACGGCACCTTTCCGGCGGGCAACAACAGCGCATCGCCATTGCCCGCGCCCTGGCGTTGCGCCCGCGGGTGATGCTGTTTGACGAGCCGACCTCGGCCCTCGATCCGGAACTGGTGGGCGAGGTGCTGGATGTGATCAAAAAGCTGGCGCGTTCCGGAACCACCCTGGTGGTGGTCACCCATGAAATTGGCTTTGCCCGCGAGGTGGCCGACAACGTGGTGTTTATGGTGGACGGCAAAATCGTGGAGCAGGGCAGCAGCGACGAGGTGCTGAACCATCCGCAGCACCCGCGCACCCGGCAATTCTTATCCAAAGTGTTGTAA
- a CDS encoding AAA family ATPase: protein MKINVIGTSGSGKTTLARRLASHLDVPYIEMDALYWRPNWQGVSDEELLALLGEKLNATPGWVLDGNYNRTRPVKWQKVDMVVWVDYGFARTLRQAVMRALKRAWHKKELWPGTGNRESFRQSFFSRESILLWTLKTWRSNRARYEADMADPAFAHIRFVRLRSPRQTRDFLNNGIN from the coding sequence ATGAAAATCAACGTCATCGGCACCAGCGGCAGCGGTAAAACTACGCTCGCCCGCCGTCTGGCAAGTCACCTGGATGTGCCTTATATCGAAATGGATGCGCTGTACTGGCGACCCAACTGGCAGGGCGTTTCCGATGAAGAGCTGCTGGCGCTGCTTGGCGAAAAGCTGAACGCCACGCCAGGCTGGGTGCTGGATGGTAATTACAACCGCACACGGCCTGTGAAATGGCAAAAGGTGGATATGGTGGTATGGGTGGATTATGGATTTGCCCGTACCCTGCGTCAGGCCGTCATGCGCGCCCTGAAACGCGCCTGGCATAAAAAGGAACTCTGGCCGGGCACCGGCAACCGTGAAAGCTTTCGGCAGTCGTTTTTCAGCCGTGAGTCAATTCTGCTGTGGACGCTGAAAACCTGGCGCAGCAACCGCGCGCGTTATGAAGCGGATATGGCGGATCCGGCCTTTGCGCATATCCGCTTTGTGCGTCTGCGCAGCCCGCGCCAGACCAGGGACTTTCTGAATAACGGCATCAATTGA
- a CDS encoding amino acid ABC transporter permease, with protein sequence MKTSEPIKVIPARYPLRIVGAAVALLVLAIVIQSVAFNPRWEWSVFARWFFDPVILEGLGQTLLLTLLGTVLSVIFGGLLALARLSSSWLLSSLAWGYIWLFRSLPLIVVLIILYNFSYLYDTLAIGIPFTGITWASYDTINVLGQFSTAVVGLTLVQSAYTAEIIRGGFLGVDHGQYEAAAALGLPASRRTLRIILPQALRTILPSGFNEIISLAKGTAMVYVLAMPELFYTIQMIYNRTQEVIPLLMVGAVWYLVITSVLSLIQHLVERWMARSERRSAINSTRVARVAAPGRVAQPQEPVHAHLS encoded by the coding sequence ATGAAAACATCTGAACCCATTAAAGTGATCCCCGCGCGTTATCCGCTGCGTATTGTCGGCGCGGCCGTGGCGCTGCTGGTGCTGGCCATTGTGATCCAGTCGGTTGCCTTTAATCCGCGCTGGGAATGGAGCGTATTTGCCCGCTGGTTCTTCGATCCGGTGATCCTCGAAGGGCTGGGGCAAACGCTGCTGCTGACCCTGCTCGGCACGGTGCTGAGCGTGATCTTCGGCGGCCTGCTGGCCCTTGCCAGGCTGTCGTCGTCCTGGCTGTTGAGCAGTCTGGCATGGGGTTACATCTGGCTGTTCCGTTCGCTGCCGCTGATTGTGGTGCTGATCATCCTTTATAATTTCTCCTATCTCTACGACACGCTCGCCATCGGCATTCCTTTTACCGGCATCACCTGGGCGAGCTATGACACCATTAACGTGCTGGGGCAATTCTCCACCGCCGTGGTGGGGCTGACGCTGGTGCAGAGCGCCTACACCGCCGAAATCATTCGCGGCGGTTTTCTGGGGGTCGATCACGGGCAGTATGAAGCCGCCGCCGCGCTGGGGCTACCTGCCAGCCGCCGCACGCTGCGCATTATTCTGCCGCAGGCGCTGCGGACGATTTTGCCGTCCGGCTTTAACGAGATCATCAGCCTCGCCAAGGGTACGGCGATGGTGTACGTGCTGGCGATGCCTGAGCTGTTTTACACCATTCAGATGATCTACAACCGCACCCAGGAAGTGATCCCGCTGCTGATGGTGGGGGCGGTGTGGTATCTGGTGATCACCAGCGTGCTGTCGCTGATCCAGCATCTGGTGGAGCGCTGGATGGCGCGCAGCGAGCGCCGCTCAGCTATCAATTCCACCCGCGTCGCCCGCGTTGCCGCACCGGGTCGCGTCGCTCAGCCACAGGAGCCAGTCCATGCACACCTCTCATGA
- a CDS encoding GNAT family N-acetyltransferase, with translation MSEHFRDLSPEAPELQPVIEGLFAEYAARYGDYFSKDAEVELTEWYLPPQGLFIVLERDGKIIATGAYKPFDAHTAEIKRIWTDKTLRQQGLAARVVRELERRAVLAGYSRIYLTTGFRQPEAVRLYLSQGYEAQFDVERDPEIYSQPPYDGRLRFTKALGVALGKSA, from the coding sequence ATGAGCGAACATTTTCGCGATCTCTCACCGGAAGCACCGGAACTTCAGCCGGTCATCGAAGGTTTATTTGCGGAATACGCCGCGCGCTACGGGGATTATTTTTCGAAAGACGCCGAGGTGGAGCTGACCGAATGGTATTTGCCGCCGCAGGGGTTGTTTATTGTGCTGGAGCGCGACGGGAAGATCATCGCCACCGGCGCGTATAAACCCTTTGATGCGCATACCGCCGAAATAAAACGCATCTGGACGGACAAAACCCTGCGTCAGCAGGGGCTGGCGGCGCGGGTGGTGCGCGAGCTGGAGCGGCGGGCGGTGCTGGCGGGTTACAGCCGTATTTATCTGACCACCGGTTTTCGTCAGCCGGAAGCGGTCAGGCTCTATCTCAGTCAGGGCTATGAGGCGCAGTTTGATGTCGAGCGCGATCCGGAAATCTACAGCCAGCCGCCTTATGACGGACGGTTGCGCTTTACCAAAGCGCTCGGCGTGGCGCTGGGGAAATCAGCCTGA
- a CDS encoding ABC transporter substrate-binding protein encodes MKQGLWALLLVSTLSGAQGIDLKANETPLHSQRDEAAIARIPPNFAFVEPGTLTVAISALNSPPLALLASDNRTRIGSDPDIARLLADSLGLKLKLVPTAWEDWPLGISAGRYDVALVNIAVTEQRKEKYDFATYRVDSLAFSVKSTSPIEAVHGPEDLSGRKVIVGSGTNQEKILLGWNTENERAGRKPALPVYLTDDASGNLYIQSGRADVFFGPQSVAFYKAALTGKTKVVGLGPKKAYVATTTKKGNGLVEALKAALDGAIARGEYQKVLARWGEAGEAVTTSQINPPGITY; translated from the coding sequence ATGAAACAGGGATTATGGGCGCTGTTGCTGGTCAGTACGCTCAGCGGCGCGCAGGGTATCGATCTGAAAGCTAACGAGACGCCGTTGCACAGCCAGCGCGATGAGGCGGCGATCGCCAGAATTCCGCCGAATTTTGCCTTTGTCGAACCGGGTACGCTGACGGTGGCTATTTCGGCGCTGAATTCGCCGCCGCTGGCGCTGCTCGCCAGCGATAACCGTACCCGCATCGGCAGCGATCCGGACATTGCCCGCCTGCTGGCGGACAGCCTCGGGCTGAAGTTAAAGCTGGTGCCGACGGCGTGGGAAGACTGGCCGCTGGGCATCTCCGCCGGGCGTTATGACGTGGCGCTGGTCAATATCGCCGTCACCGAGCAGCGCAAAGAGAAGTACGACTTCGCCACCTACCGCGTCGATTCGCTGGCGTTTTCGGTGAAATCCACCAGTCCCATTGAGGCAGTGCACGGACCTGAGGATTTGTCGGGGCGCAAGGTGATTGTCGGCTCCGGCACCAATCAGGAGAAGATCCTGCTCGGCTGGAACACGGAAAACGAACGGGCAGGACGAAAACCCGCGCTGCCGGTCTATCTGACCGATGACGCCTCGGGCAATCTGTATATTCAGTCCGGGCGCGCGGATGTGTTTTTCGGTCCGCAGTCAGTGGCGTTTTATAAAGCGGCGCTGACCGGTAAAACCAAAGTGGTCGGCCTTGGTCCGAAAAAAGCCTATGTCGCCACCACCACCAAAAAAGGCAACGGGCTGGTTGAGGCGCTGAAAGCGGCGCTGGATGGCGCTATCGCAAGGGGAGAGTATCAGAAGGTACTGGCACGCTGGGGGGAAGCCGGAGAAGCAGTGACAACGTCACAAATCAACCCGCCGGGGATCACTTATTAA